Within Ipomoea triloba cultivar NCNSP0323 chromosome 9, ASM357664v1, the genomic segment ATGAGCAAGGCGAGCGTGGCAGATGAAGAAAGaaatgagatgagatgagaatGATCTCcattctccatttctccatAGATGActggactctctctctctctctttctctctctctctatctttaTTGttcaagataaaaaaaaaatgatgataaaGACAATGGATATTATTCCATCCATCTTTCAAAGACAAGATGATCACCCACATCAAAAGAGTCTGAGAATATCTGTGAATCTAACCCCCCCTATTCCTCATCCAAGTCCAAAAAAGCAAACATGTCTGCATAAAAGCAAGCACACAAATTCTTATTATATTCGCCGGTTTGGATTCCATGGCCAATCTCAAGATATAAAGCACTCGATTATCTATCtgtaaaacaaaacaaaaacaaaaacattgaGGAAATCATAATCATAGTACAACGTTGAAGCTAAGGCTGGGGGGGGAGTGTTTgaaaaaacaacaaacaaaaaccAATGGTTCCGACCTGCTTGTCGATTTGTTGGGCTAGGTCATCAAGACTCTGGCATTGGCAGCATACTGgcaaaacaattaaacaaacagtctttctttctttctttctttcattgtTTTCTCCGACTTGTCCTCTCTCTGCATCCATTCGTCGGCCCAGGGACCCAACCAACAGCTAGTCTATAGATCTTCCTTGAATAACAACACATTTATTCCAATTTCACGTGTCATATGGACCCCTAAATATCATGCCTGCACACATGATCCACCCCCCGGTCCACTCGTCCCTTTCATAGATCTGAATTTAGATACGCTATGTTTTTTGCCTCAATTCTAAACAAAACTCATCCTCAgagtaacaaattaaagaaaatacgCATCCATGCACAACTGTTAGTCTGTTACCTTTCCTATAATGGCAAAGCTAATCCTCGACATAGTAATTGAGTAAAGATTACgatggttttgtttttttaaggaaaaaaaataaaaaggtgaAAATATGGAATCAACTGTAAGTGAAAGTGAAAAGATTTGGGAAATCTTTgttgtgactttttttttttttttttttggggccTTCAACTTGGCATATGTGATGTTGTGTTGCTATAAATTAAAGAAGCAGAAAAAGGgaactaaaaatatttctttcagACTATCccaccaaaagtagcaagtctTCATACGGATGCTTACcattgaagattgaagattgaAGGTTGAAGATTGGTTGACTCTGCCACCCAAATCTCCCTTTAAATTTCCTCCTCGACTCTTCAGCCTTGCCTGTTCTCGCCtctactttttcttttacttcGAGCCCAAAAAACAACAGAAAGTTTCCACCTTTGCCTTGCCAAAAACTCTCTGGAAGAATTTAACGgggggaaaagaaaagaaaaaaacaaaaacaaaacaaaaaaaaaacaatgagatACCTTCCAATCTGTCTTACCAAACAAAAGAACACTCTCTTCATAACAATTTTGTTACTAAGCTGCATAACTATAAAACTCGACCTGTGTTTCTCCAGTGTCCCGTCTTCGCTGAAGGCGCTTCAGCTCTACGGCCATTTCAGCTTTGAGAACAACGAATTAGCCGCCAGAGATTTTGGCAATCGATATCATCACCTCCCTTTGGCAGTTTTACACCCCAAGTCCGTCGCTGATATTTCCACAACCATAAAGCATGTTTGGCAAATGGGACCCGGCTCAGAACTGACAGTTGCTGCTAGGGGCCATGGCCACTCGCTCCAAGGTCAGGCACAAGCACACCAAGGAATCATAATCAACATGGAGTCACTCCGTGGAGGTGACATCATGCGTGTTCACGAAGGACGCTTCCCCTATGTGGATGTCCCTGCTGGGGAATTGTGGATAAATGTGTTGCATGAGACCCTGAAATATGGATTAGCTCCAAAATCTTGGACGGATTACCTACATCTTACAGTTGGCGGTACTTTGTCTAATGCAGGGATCAGCGGGCAGGCATTTCGACATGGCCCCCAAATCAGTAACGTCCATCAGCTCGAGGTTGTTACAGGTATATATAAGATCCTAATATACACTGCATAAGCATAACAGACACACCAGTCAATGGGCAACATTGCTTAAGTGAAAAATAAGCAAATAATATGACCAATAGCATTATCTATCCCTCCCATGTGATTTTTTATGTACTGAAAACTAAAATAGTATGCACACACGAGTTGGAACTTGAGCTTCAATTCATTCTACTACAGATGCCAAAAAGGCCATTGGTTAACTAATATCTAATGATAATCGCCTTTTGCAGGGAAAGGAGAAGTTGTAACTTGTTCAGAAGAACAGAATGCTGACCTCTTCCATGGAGTGCTGGGAGGACTCGGGCAGTTTGGCATAATAACTAGAGCAAGAATCTCTCTGGAGCCAGCGCCAAAGATGGTAAAAGAGCATACTACAGTAACAGATGTCGATAATAAACCGACTTGAGCCCTGTAACAGATTTCTAATATTATCTTCAATTGTTAACAGGTGAAATGGATAAGAGTACTCTACTCAGATTTCTTCACATTTTCCAGAGATCAGGAGCGCCTAATATCTGCAGAAAACACATTTGATTACATAGAAGGGTTGGTGATTAAAAACAGGTCAGGACTGATGAATAATTGGAGAGCATCATTCGACCCGAAAGACCCAGTTCAAGCAAAACAATTTGTATCAGACGGAAGAACACTATTTTGTCTCGAATTGACAAAAAATTTTGATCCCAATAATGCAGAGTCAGTAAGCAAGGTAAGGCACATCGCATCTTGATTCTTGTAAGAGAGTATTATTCCAGGTTTCAGGGCTATACTCTAAACTGATTCTTAAATTGACATTTGCAGGAAATTGAGAGCTTATTATCCCAATTGAGCTACGAACCATCAACTCTGTTTATGTCAGAAGTTTCTTATGTCGAATTCTTGGACAGAGTTCACGCATCAGAGAAAAAACTGAGAGAAAAAGGATTGTGGGATCTCCCTCACCCGTGGCTCAACCTTCTAGTTCCTAGAAGCAAGATACAATATTTTGCTTCAGAAGTCTTTGGCAATATTCTACGAGATACAAGCAATGGCCCTGTTCTCATCTATCCAGTAAACAAGTCAAAGTAATAatcttacaaaatatattatttactcAAGATTTAAGGACCATGTAATATCATTCACAGTACATTTTTCatctcttttttaaaatttatttttttaggtgGGATAACAGGACTTCATTTGTTCCTCCAGAAGAAGATATCTTTTACCTGGTGGCCTTCCTATCACAAGCAAATCCCACATCCACAGGAACCGACGGCTTAGCTCATATATTAACTCAAAACCAAAGGGTTCTGGATTTCTGTGAGGATGCGCATCTTGGGGTAAAGCAATATCTCCCTCATTACAAGACACAGGAGCAGTGGCGGGCCCACTTTGGTCCACGCTGGGAAGTCTTTGTGCAGAGAAAATCAACTTATGATCCATTAGCTATACTTGCTCCTGGTCAAGGAATTTTTCGAAAAGCAATATCAGTTTTATGACACATGCTGCCTGCCTTTAAGTAATGACCGAACACAAATGACCTTGCAGCTCTAGCCTCTAGCAGAAGAAAAGTGGCAGGGAAATGGTTCCAACGTAATTGGAGTTGTTGCAACCAATATAAATGATAACTACTATTAGTTACATATTTCTTGAGTTTCCTCAGCAACTGCAAGTAAATgaaaggcagcagcagctctacaaaattttcatttatagaATCAGGAAGAAAATTATTAGATGTCATTTGGCAGAAGGTACTGGAAAATAGTATCCCCAGAAAGAAAATATATACCAAATATCCAAGTGAAAAGTAAATTGCATGCATAGTTTAAGTTCTTGACTGATGCTTTGTGATAACTAGAGGGTACCGTATCTGTGCCCTCAGGTAAAATATGAAAGCCAAAGAACATGTATttagagttttattttttaaaaaaaggcaGTAAGTGGATATGAGAACGGATATATTCCTCCTGTAGTCCCTATCTTTTATGACTAGCCTATGATAATGCACATATTCCTCTTATGGTCCCTATCTTTTTATCCACTTCAAAACTTCAACCTCTTAATTGTAAAAGTAGCTATCTATGATTCCCCAACAATACAAAGTTAGCCACTTTTAATTCTTTTGTTAATAGTGCCATTAAATTTGGATGGTATCTGTGACAAAGGAACTCTTGGTGGATAACTAAGTATGAGCGTAATTGAAAGACAAGTTGTGGCTTAACTTTATCCTCCACTGTTAGCCACTCAAATATGCAAAGTTAGCCACCATCAAGAAAGCAATGATGTCAACAACAGAGGACTAACAGTGCTTAACTTCACATAATTGAGGGACCACGAGTAGCCACTTTTGAAGTCAAAAATGGTTAAAATAGAGACCAAGCAAGGACTAATAATGAGAATAATAGAATATTAGAAAACAGAGAGAAACATTTATATATGATGATGAGATATTTAAAATAACAGAAGCAAGTTAAGCTATGCCAAAGTTTTG encodes:
- the LOC116031022 gene encoding cytokinin dehydrogenase 6-like isoform X2, yielding MRYLPICLTKQKNTLFITILLLSCITIKLDLCFSSVPSSLKALQLYGHFSFENNELAARDFGNRYHHLPLAVLHPKSVADISTTIKHVWQMGPGSELTVAARGHGHSLQGQAQAHQGIIINMESLRGGDIMRVHEGRFPYVDVPAGELWINVLHETLKYGLAPKSWTDYLHLTVGGTLSNAGISGQAFRHGPQISNVHQLEVVTGKGEVVTCSEEQNADLFHGVLGGLGQFGIITRARISLEPAPKMVKWIRVLYSDFFTFSRDQERLISAENTFDYIEGLVIKNRSGLMNNWRASFDPKDPVQAKQFVSDGRTLFCLELTKNFDPNNAESVSKEIESLLSQLSYEPSTLFMSEVSYVEFLDRVHASEKKLREKGLWDLPHPWLNLLVPRSKIQYFASEVFGNILRDTSNGPVLIYPVNKSKRRYLLPGGLPITSKSHIHRNRRLSSYINSKPKGSGFL
- the LOC116031022 gene encoding cytokinin dehydrogenase 6-like isoform X1, which encodes MRYLPICLTKQKNTLFITILLLSCITIKLDLCFSSVPSSLKALQLYGHFSFENNELAARDFGNRYHHLPLAVLHPKSVADISTTIKHVWQMGPGSELTVAARGHGHSLQGQAQAHQGIIINMESLRGGDIMRVHEGRFPYVDVPAGELWINVLHETLKYGLAPKSWTDYLHLTVGGTLSNAGISGQAFRHGPQISNVHQLEVVTGKGEVVTCSEEQNADLFHGVLGGLGQFGIITRARISLEPAPKMVKWIRVLYSDFFTFSRDQERLISAENTFDYIEGLVIKNRSGLMNNWRASFDPKDPVQAKQFVSDGRTLFCLELTKNFDPNNAESVSKEIESLLSQLSYEPSTLFMSEVSYVEFLDRVHASEKKLREKGLWDLPHPWLNLLVPRSKIQYFASEVFGNILRDTSNGPVLIYPVNKSKWDNRTSFVPPEEDIFYLVAFLSQANPTSTGTDGLAHILTQNQRVLDFCEDAHLGVKQYLPHYKTQEQWRAHFGPRWEVFVQRKSTYDPLAILAPGQGIFRKAISVL